The Eurosta solidaginis isolate ZX-2024a chromosome 4, ASM4086904v1, whole genome shotgun sequence genome includes a window with the following:
- the Top3beta gene encoding DNA topoisomerase 3-beta isoform X2 gives MTSVCGHVMSLDFVGKYNSWDRVDPVELFSCPTEKKEANPKQHMRSFLSNEARGCEYLVLWLDCDKEGENICYEVMDAVSRVIPNVYQRSVTYRAHFSAITDKDIKGAMENLGYPNENESKSVDARQELDLRIGCAFTRFQTKFFQGRYGDLDSSLISYGPCQTPTLGFCVKRHDDIQTFKPESFWYLQLLAGQPEVTLEWARGRVFKKDVAIMLMQRIKEQKEALVESVSSKEQFKGRPQALNTVELMRICSSGLGIGPFQAMQIAERLYTQGYISYPRTETNQYPANFDLHAVLRVLQPSSEFGDEARSIMSDFNTPRKGKDAGDHPPITPMKLANRSDFDKDTWRVYDFICRHFLGTVSKDLKYRTTTAKLRVGLETFICTANVLLDPGYTKVMTWQAFGRDEAIPPFVEGEKVAINDVRLAESQTGPPDYLTEAELITLMEQHGIGTDASIPVHINNISQRNYVRIETGRKLIPTTLGIVLVHGYQKIDPELVLPTMRAEVERMLNLIAKGSADFHAVLRHAIEIFRLKFLYFVKNISNMDSLFEVSFSPLAESGKAHSRCGKCRRYMKYIQSKPARLHCSHCDETYSLPNGGNVKVYREFKCPLDDFELLAFTTGAKGRSYPFCPYCYNHPPFRDMPKNAGCNSCTHPTCPHSLNTLGISSCVECEHGILVLDCTLAPSWKIGCNRCDVIINCFKGATKVIVEEQKCTECGAQLVNVVYKSDKTKFKDATEEKSGCVFCSNDFAHLVEKHRAVASRPVNMRGGGRGGGGGRGGAKGGRGGAGGGRGGARGPRPPKDKMAQLAAYFV, from the exons ATGACGTCAGTGTGTGGTCACGTCATGTCATTGGATTTCGTTGGTAAATATAATTCATGGGATCGTGTTGATCCGGTCGAGTTATTTAGCTGTCCCACCGAAAAAAAGGAAGCCAATCCCAAACAACATATGCGCTCATTTCTGTCCAATGAAGCGCGTGGGTGCGAATATTTGGTACTATGGCTGGATTGTGATAAAGAAGGCGAGAATATTTGTTACGAAGTTATGGATGCAGTGTCGCGAGTTATACCAAATGTATATCAACGTAGCGTAACGTATCGTGCACATTTCTCTGCTATTACCGATAAAGATATCAAAGGTGCTATGGAGAATTTGGGTTACCCCAATGAGAATGAATCAAAATCAGTAGATGCACGACAGGAATTGGATTTGCGCATAGGTTGTGCCTTCACGCGCTTTCAAACGAAATTCTTTCAAGGACGTTATGGTGATCTGGATTCATCGCTTATATCATATGGCCCATGTCAAACACCTACACTGGGTTTTTGTGTGAAACGTCACGATGATATACAAACTTTTAAACCAGAGAGTTTTTGGTATTTGCAGCTTTTGGCCGGCCAGCCAGAGGTTACGCTCGAATGGGCGCGTGGGCGTGTATTCAAAAAAGATGTAGCTATTATGTTGATGCAGCGCATCAAAGAACAAAAGGAAGCGCT ggttGAGAGTGTGAGCTCCAAAGAACAATTCAAAGGACGCCCGCAGGCTTTAAACACCGTCGAATTGATGCGTATATGTAGTTCAGGTTTAGGTATAGGCCCTTTTCAAGCAATGCAAATCGCAGAGCGTTTATATACACAAGGTTATATAAGTTATCCGCGCACTGAAACCAATCAGTATCCAGCAAATTTTGATCTACA CGCTGTGTTACGTGTGCTACAACCCTCGTCCGAATTTGGTGATGAAGCGCGTAGCATAATGTCCGATTTTAATACGCCGCGTAAAGGTAAAGATGCTGGAGACCATCCACCGATTACGCCTATGAAATTAGCAAATCGTAGCGATTTCGATAAAGATACTTGGCGTGTTTACGACTTTATTTGTCGTCATTTTCTTGGTACTGTATCAAAAGATTTGAAATATCGCACTACCACAGCTAAACTGCGCGTCGGTCTAGAGACTTTTATTTGCACGGCAAATGTATTACTTGATCCTGGTTACACAAAGGTAATGACTTGGCAAGCATTTGGACGTGATGAAGCTATACCACCGTTCGTAGAGGGCGAAAAGGTGGCTATAAACGATGTACGCTTGGCTGAATCACAAACTGGTCCACCAGATTATCTCACCGAAGCTGAATTGATTACATTGATGGAACAGCATGGTATTGGTACCGATGCTTCTATACCAGTTCATATTAATAATATTTCACAGCGCAATTATGTGCGCATTGAGACCGGACGTAAGCTGATACCAACAACGCTGGGTATTGTGCTGGTGCATGGCTATCAGAAG ATTGATCCCGAGCTCGTTCTGCCGACCATGCGTGCCGAAGTAGAACGGATGTTGAATCTCATAGCCAAAGGTTCCGCAGATTTTCATGCGGTTCTACGTCATGCCATTGAAATTTTTCgacttaaatttttatattttgttaaaaatatttccaATATGGATAGTCTCTTCGAGGTTTCCTTCTCGCCATTGGCAGAGTCAGGCAAAGCACACTCACGTTGTGGTAAATGTAGACGTTATATGAAATATATACAG TCGAAACCAGCACGCTTACATTGTTCACACTGCGATGAGACTTATTCACTACCGAATGGCGGCAATGTGAAAGTCTATCGTGAATTCAAATGCCCGTTAGATGACTTCGAGCTGTTAGCATTTACAACAGGTGCAAAAGGTCGGTCATATCCCTTCTGTCCATACTGTTACAATCATCCACCATTCAGGGATATGCCAAAAAATGCTGGCTGCAATTCATGTACCCATCCCACCTGCCCGCATTCGCTTAATACGCTAGGTATTTCCAGTTGCGTGGAATGTGAACATGGCATACTCGTATTAGATTGCACTTTGGCACCCAGTTGGAAAATTGGCTGCAATCGTTGCGATGTCATTATTAATTGTTTCAAAGGTGCCACAAAAGTGATAGTGGAAG AACAAAAATGCACCGAATGTGGCGCTCAATTAGTCAATGTCGTCTACAAGTCGGataaaacaaaattcaaagatgCTACCGAAGAAAAAAGTGGTTGCGTTTTTTGTTCCAATGATTTTGCACATTTGGTAGAGAAGCATCGTGCAGTTGCATCACGTCCAGTTAATATGCGTGGCGGTGGTCGTGGTGGAGGTGGGGGACGTGGTGGAGCGAAAGGTGGTCGGGGTGGCGCAGGTGGGGGACGTGGTGGCGCGCGTGGTCCTCGACCACCAAAGGATAAAATGGCACAATTGGCAGCATATTTCGTTTAA
- the Top3beta gene encoding DNA topoisomerase 3-beta isoform X1, translating into MKKVLMVAEKPSLAASLAQILSNGRCTTKKTSSSCSTHEWVGPFRSEHSVLFRMTSVCGHVMSLDFVGKYNSWDRVDPVELFSCPTEKKEANPKQHMRSFLSNEARGCEYLVLWLDCDKEGENICYEVMDAVSRVIPNVYQRSVTYRAHFSAITDKDIKGAMENLGYPNENESKSVDARQELDLRIGCAFTRFQTKFFQGRYGDLDSSLISYGPCQTPTLGFCVKRHDDIQTFKPESFWYLQLLAGQPEVTLEWARGRVFKKDVAIMLMQRIKEQKEALVESVSSKEQFKGRPQALNTVELMRICSSGLGIGPFQAMQIAERLYTQGYISYPRTETNQYPANFDLHAVLRVLQPSSEFGDEARSIMSDFNTPRKGKDAGDHPPITPMKLANRSDFDKDTWRVYDFICRHFLGTVSKDLKYRTTTAKLRVGLETFICTANVLLDPGYTKVMTWQAFGRDEAIPPFVEGEKVAINDVRLAESQTGPPDYLTEAELITLMEQHGIGTDASIPVHINNISQRNYVRIETGRKLIPTTLGIVLVHGYQKIDPELVLPTMRAEVERMLNLIAKGSADFHAVLRHAIEIFRLKFLYFVKNISNMDSLFEVSFSPLAESGKAHSRCGKCRRYMKYIQSKPARLHCSHCDETYSLPNGGNVKVYREFKCPLDDFELLAFTTGAKGRSYPFCPYCYNHPPFRDMPKNAGCNSCTHPTCPHSLNTLGISSCVECEHGILVLDCTLAPSWKIGCNRCDVIINCFKGATKVIVEEQKCTECGAQLVNVVYKSDKTKFKDATEEKSGCVFCSNDFAHLVEKHRAVASRPVNMRGGGRGGGGGRGGAKGGRGGAGGGRGGARGPRPPKDKMAQLAAYFV; encoded by the exons ATGAAGAAGGTATTGATGGTTGCTGAGAAGCCGTCCTTAGCGGCCTCACTAGCACAAATTCTATCGAATGGGCGATGCACGACAAAAAAAA CATCCAGTTCCTGTTCAACGCATGAATGGGTTGGACCATTCCGAAGCGAGCATAGCGTGCTATTTCGTATGACGTCAGTGTGTGGTCACGTCATGTCATTGGATTTCGTTGGTAAATATAATTCATGGGATCGTGTTGATCCGGTCGAGTTATTTAGCTGTCCCACCGAAAAAAAGGAAGCCAATCCCAAACAACATATGCGCTCATTTCTGTCCAATGAAGCGCGTGGGTGCGAATATTTGGTACTATGGCTGGATTGTGATAAAGAAGGCGAGAATATTTGTTACGAAGTTATGGATGCAGTGTCGCGAGTTATACCAAATGTATATCAACGTAGCGTAACGTATCGTGCACATTTCTCTGCTATTACCGATAAAGATATCAAAGGTGCTATGGAGAATTTGGGTTACCCCAATGAGAATGAATCAAAATCAGTAGATGCACGACAGGAATTGGATTTGCGCATAGGTTGTGCCTTCACGCGCTTTCAAACGAAATTCTTTCAAGGACGTTATGGTGATCTGGATTCATCGCTTATATCATATGGCCCATGTCAAACACCTACACTGGGTTTTTGTGTGAAACGTCACGATGATATACAAACTTTTAAACCAGAGAGTTTTTGGTATTTGCAGCTTTTGGCCGGCCAGCCAGAGGTTACGCTCGAATGGGCGCGTGGGCGTGTATTCAAAAAAGATGTAGCTATTATGTTGATGCAGCGCATCAAAGAACAAAAGGAAGCGCT ggttGAGAGTGTGAGCTCCAAAGAACAATTCAAAGGACGCCCGCAGGCTTTAAACACCGTCGAATTGATGCGTATATGTAGTTCAGGTTTAGGTATAGGCCCTTTTCAAGCAATGCAAATCGCAGAGCGTTTATATACACAAGGTTATATAAGTTATCCGCGCACTGAAACCAATCAGTATCCAGCAAATTTTGATCTACA CGCTGTGTTACGTGTGCTACAACCCTCGTCCGAATTTGGTGATGAAGCGCGTAGCATAATGTCCGATTTTAATACGCCGCGTAAAGGTAAAGATGCTGGAGACCATCCACCGATTACGCCTATGAAATTAGCAAATCGTAGCGATTTCGATAAAGATACTTGGCGTGTTTACGACTTTATTTGTCGTCATTTTCTTGGTACTGTATCAAAAGATTTGAAATATCGCACTACCACAGCTAAACTGCGCGTCGGTCTAGAGACTTTTATTTGCACGGCAAATGTATTACTTGATCCTGGTTACACAAAGGTAATGACTTGGCAAGCATTTGGACGTGATGAAGCTATACCACCGTTCGTAGAGGGCGAAAAGGTGGCTATAAACGATGTACGCTTGGCTGAATCACAAACTGGTCCACCAGATTATCTCACCGAAGCTGAATTGATTACATTGATGGAACAGCATGGTATTGGTACCGATGCTTCTATACCAGTTCATATTAATAATATTTCACAGCGCAATTATGTGCGCATTGAGACCGGACGTAAGCTGATACCAACAACGCTGGGTATTGTGCTGGTGCATGGCTATCAGAAG ATTGATCCCGAGCTCGTTCTGCCGACCATGCGTGCCGAAGTAGAACGGATGTTGAATCTCATAGCCAAAGGTTCCGCAGATTTTCATGCGGTTCTACGTCATGCCATTGAAATTTTTCgacttaaatttttatattttgttaaaaatatttccaATATGGATAGTCTCTTCGAGGTTTCCTTCTCGCCATTGGCAGAGTCAGGCAAAGCACACTCACGTTGTGGTAAATGTAGACGTTATATGAAATATATACAG TCGAAACCAGCACGCTTACATTGTTCACACTGCGATGAGACTTATTCACTACCGAATGGCGGCAATGTGAAAGTCTATCGTGAATTCAAATGCCCGTTAGATGACTTCGAGCTGTTAGCATTTACAACAGGTGCAAAAGGTCGGTCATATCCCTTCTGTCCATACTGTTACAATCATCCACCATTCAGGGATATGCCAAAAAATGCTGGCTGCAATTCATGTACCCATCCCACCTGCCCGCATTCGCTTAATACGCTAGGTATTTCCAGTTGCGTGGAATGTGAACATGGCATACTCGTATTAGATTGCACTTTGGCACCCAGTTGGAAAATTGGCTGCAATCGTTGCGATGTCATTATTAATTGTTTCAAAGGTGCCACAAAAGTGATAGTGGAAG AACAAAAATGCACCGAATGTGGCGCTCAATTAGTCAATGTCGTCTACAAGTCGGataaaacaaaattcaaagatgCTACCGAAGAAAAAAGTGGTTGCGTTTTTTGTTCCAATGATTTTGCACATTTGGTAGAGAAGCATCGTGCAGTTGCATCACGTCCAGTTAATATGCGTGGCGGTGGTCGTGGTGGAGGTGGGGGACGTGGTGGAGCGAAAGGTGGTCGGGGTGGCGCAGGTGGGGGACGTGGTGGCGCGCGTGGTCCTCGACCACCAAAGGATAAAATGGCACAATTGGCAGCATATTTCGTTTAA